A DNA window from Sphingomonas changnyeongensis contains the following coding sequences:
- the der gene encoding ribosome biogenesis GTPase Der, translating into MSRTLPVVAIVGRPNVGKSTLFNRLVGKKLALVDDRPGVTRDRREGDAHLLGVDFKVIDTAGFEDEDPQSLPGRMRAQTEAAVREADVALFLIDARAGLVPLDEEIGRWLRAEDTPVVLAVNKAEGRAGEQGAIEAMALGFGEPILLSAEHGEGVADLFTALLPYIDRPDDEPEVDVDEEEEARSGPLKLAIVGRPNAGKSTLVNRILGEDRMITGPEAGITRDSIAIDMDWQGRPVRLIDTAGMRKRANVTDKLEKLSVADARRAVDFAEVVVLLLDATRGLEAQDLKIADAVLQEGRALIIALNKWDVAENASSLFNGVRAALEEGLAQVKGLPVLTVSAVTGKGIDTLIKVAFETREAWSRRVPTGELNRWFEAAMERNPPPAPGGKRIKPRYLTQVKTRPPSFVLFGTRVDLLPESYRRYLVNGIRRDLGFGAVPVRLTVRAPKNPFDR; encoded by the coding sequence ATGTCCCGCACCCTTCCCGTTGTCGCGATTGTCGGCCGCCCCAATGTCGGCAAATCGACCCTGTTCAACCGCCTGGTCGGCAAGAAGCTCGCGCTGGTCGATGACCGGCCCGGCGTGACCCGCGACCGGCGCGAGGGCGATGCGCATCTGCTGGGCGTCGATTTCAAGGTCATCGACACCGCCGGCTTCGAAGATGAAGACCCCCAGTCGCTGCCCGGTCGCATGCGCGCGCAGACCGAGGCGGCGGTGCGCGAGGCCGATGTCGCGCTGTTCCTGATCGATGCGCGTGCCGGGCTGGTGCCGCTGGACGAGGAAATCGGCCGCTGGCTGCGCGCCGAGGACACGCCGGTGGTGCTTGCCGTCAACAAGGCGGAAGGCCGCGCGGGCGAACAGGGCGCGATCGAGGCGATGGCGCTCGGCTTTGGCGAACCGATCCTGCTGTCGGCCGAACATGGCGAGGGGGTGGCCGATCTGTTCACCGCGCTGCTGCCCTATATCGACCGCCCGGACGACGAGCCGGAGGTCGATGTCGATGAGGAGGAGGAGGCGCGCTCCGGCCCGCTCAAGCTCGCGATCGTCGGGCGGCCCAATGCCGGCAAATCGACGCTCGTCAACCGCATCCTTGGCGAAGACCGGATGATCACCGGGCCGGAAGCCGGGATCACCCGCGATTCGATCGCCATCGACATGGACTGGCAGGGGCGGCCCGTGCGGCTGATCGACACGGCGGGGATGCGCAAGCGCGCCAATGTGACCGACAAGCTGGAAAAGCTCTCGGTCGCCGATGCGCGCCGCGCGGTCGATTTTGCCGAAGTGGTCGTGCTGCTGCTCGATGCGACGCGCGGGCTGGAGGCGCAGGATCTGAAGATCGCCGACGCCGTGCTGCAGGAAGGCCGGGCGCTGATCATCGCGCTCAACAAATGGGATGTCGCCGAAAACGCCTCGTCATTGTTCAACGGCGTGCGCGCGGCGCTCGAAGAAGGGCTGGCGCAGGTCAAGGGACTGCCGGTGCTGACCGTGTCGGCGGTGACCGGCAAGGGGATCGACACGCTGATCAAGGTCGCGTTCGAAACGCGCGAGGCGTGGTCGCGGCGCGTGCCGACCGGGGAGCTCAATCGCTGGTTCGAAGCGGCGATGGAGCGCAATCCGCCGCCCGCGCCCGGCGGCAAGCGGATCAAGCCGCGCTATCTGACGCAGGTGAAGACGCGACCGCCCAGCTTCGTGCTGTTCGGCACCCGCGTCGATCTGCTGCCCGAAAGCTATCGCCGCTATCTGGTGAACGGCATCCGCCGCGATCTGGGCTTTGGCGCGGTGCCGGTGCGGCTGACGGTGCGCGCACCCAAAAATCCGTTCGACCGCTGA
- a CDS encoding Hpt domain-containing protein encodes MDDAGPILVDWTAFARARQELGAGFVRILGYFREDGVKSVAAIEAAMRAKDAAALVRPAHTLKGEAQQFGADPLAEIAEEIEMVARRCVELRTSPDELIPQVVRLRPLFEQTLELFDRETNPLVERRSGFGRRPQSFGRATG; translated from the coding sequence ATGGACGATGCTGGCCCGATTCTGGTTGATTGGACCGCCTTTGCCCGTGCCCGGCAGGAACTGGGCGCGGGGTTCGTGCGCATCCTTGGCTATTTCCGCGAGGATGGCGTCAAATCGGTCGCCGCGATCGAGGCGGCGATGCGCGCCAAGGATGCCGCCGCGCTGGTGCGGCCGGCGCATACGCTGAAGGGCGAGGCGCAACAATTCGGGGCCGATCCGCTCGCTGAAATTGCCGAGGAAATCGAAATGGTTGCCCGGCGCTGTGTCGAGCTGCGCACCAGCCCGGACGAGCTGATCCCCCAGGTCGTCAGGCTGCGCCCGCTGTTTGAGCAGACGCTCGAGCTGTTCGACCGCGAGACCAATCCGCTGGTCGAACGCCGGTCGGGGTTCGGCCGCCGCCCGCAAAGCTTCGGCCGCGCCACCGGCTGA
- a CDS encoding MFS transporter: protein MDRPADRHERPAQRWTGLWNISFGFFGIQIGFALQNANVSRIFQSLGTAIDDLAILWVAAPLTGLIVQPLIGHLSDRSWTRFGRRRPFFLLGAVLAALALVAMPNAGGLVAAALLLWLLDASLNISMEPFRAFVGDMLPPRQRAAGFAFQTGFIGAGAVAASLAPMLLNNVFGLSNTAPPGEVPDSVRVAFYLGAAALFGAVIWTVATTREYPPPALNGDARGATMPEPDPAGAVTPAVSGAKAWLWTLAGLGGAALVWRAGLDRQLLLLCGLIAGFGLLRLHAARGSRRGGAAAMILGDLDRMPPAMRALALVQFFTWSALFIMWIFTTPVVTQRFFGAADAGSAAYQDGADWVGVLFGVYNGVAALAAFALPRAARRLGARNAHIVCLTLGAAGFAAFLAVDRPMALIVPMALIGIAWAAILTLPYAILANALPAARLGTYMGLFNIFIVLPQLIVSSVMGPVVARFFPSDPAPVMLIAAGLLGCAALSMARLPRD from the coding sequence GTGGATCGGCCTGCCGACCGGCACGAACGCCCCGCCCAGCGCTGGACCGGGCTGTGGAACATCTCGTTCGGGTTTTTCGGCATCCAGATCGGCTTTGCACTGCAGAACGCCAATGTGTCGCGCATCTTCCAGTCGCTGGGCACGGCGATCGATGATCTGGCGATCCTGTGGGTGGCGGCACCGCTGACCGGGCTGATCGTGCAGCCGCTGATCGGCCATTTGAGCGACCGCAGCTGGACCAGATTCGGCCGGCGGCGGCCGTTTTTCCTGCTGGGCGCGGTGCTGGCCGCGCTCGCGCTGGTCGCCATGCCCAATGCCGGCGGGCTGGTCGCCGCCGCGCTGCTGCTCTGGCTGCTCGATGCCTCGCTCAACATCAGCATGGAACCGTTCCGCGCCTTTGTCGGCGACATGCTGCCGCCGCGCCAGCGCGCCGCAGGCTTTGCGTTCCAGACCGGGTTCATCGGGGCAGGCGCGGTCGCGGCATCGCTCGCGCCGATGCTGCTCAACAATGTGTTCGGGCTGAGCAACACCGCCCCGCCGGGCGAGGTGCCGGATTCGGTGCGCGTCGCCTTTTATCTGGGCGCGGCCGCGCTGTTCGGCGCGGTCATCTGGACGGTGGCCACAACCCGCGAATATCCGCCCCCTGCCCTGAACGGCGACGCGCGGGGCGCCACCATGCCCGAACCCGACCCGGCCGGGGCGGTGACGCCCGCCGTCAGCGGCGCAAAAGCCTGGCTGTGGACGCTTGCCGGGCTGGGCGGTGCCGCCCTGGTGTGGCGCGCCGGGCTCGACCGGCAATTGCTGCTGCTGTGCGGGCTGATCGCCGGGTTCGGGCTGCTGCGCCTCCATGCCGCAAGGGGGAGCAGGCGCGGCGGCGCGGCAGCGATGATCCTTGGCGATCTGGACCGGATGCCGCCGGCCATGCGGGCGCTGGCTCTGGTGCAGTTTTTCACCTGGTCAGCACTGTTCATCATGTGGATTTTCACCACACCGGTGGTCACGCAACGCTTTTTCGGCGCGGCGGATGCGGGCAGCGCCGCCTATCAGGACGGGGCTGACTGGGTGGGCGTGCTGTTCGGCGTCTATAACGGGGTCGCAGCGCTTGCCGCCTTTGCGCTGCCCCGCGCGGCACGGCGGCTGGGCGCGCGCAACGCCCATATCGTCTGCCTGACGCTGGGCGCGGCCGGATTTGCGGCCTTTCTTGCCGTCGACCGGCCGATGGCGCTGATCGTGCCGATGGCGCTGATCGGCATTGCCTGGGCGGCGATCCTGACCCTCCCCTATGCGATCCTCGCCAACGCGCTGCCGGCGGCGCGGCTTGGCACCTATATGGGGCTGTTCAACATCTTCATCGTGCTGCCGCAGCTGATCGTGTCGAGCGTGATGGGCCCGGTCGTGGCGCGGTTTTTCCCGTCCGATCCGGCCCCGGTGATGCTGATCGCGGCCGGGCTGCTGGGGTGCGCGGCGCTCAGCATGGCGCGGCTGCCGCGCGACTGA
- a CDS encoding TonB-dependent receptor, which translates to MTNANRARAGRKAILAAGTSRGVVAAAMLAWAVPGVAQPVAAPDDVQAQAQQEAAGRDAPAGDIIVTGFRQALESAVAEKKNIDQIVESLSAEDIGRLPDASIAESIARLPGITSQRVSGRSNVISIRGFAPDFSTTLLNGREQTSTGDNRAVEYDQYPSEIINQVLIYKTPSASLVGQGLSGTVDLRTIRPLEFGKRVLAVGARGNYTDLGKLNSGSRELGYRVNGYFVDQFKNDEIGIVLSASYVDEPYQIEEFNAWGYAGTPSGNVIGGSKSYATSTVLKRLGLQGTVEWRVSDSFTTSFDAFYTDFEDRQIKRGIELPLGFARPLTGAQSAGGFVTAGTFAGVEGVVRNDAFERKAKLYSFGWNGTYKGDNGWNAFLDISYSRTDRNELVLETNAGTGRGQGVGATDTISFTSGPRGTQFRPGLNYGDYGLIQLTSPLGWGGDQTAVDGRRIVGGQDGYYNNRIIDDELMQFRGEVERELGGLFRSVQLGLNYTNRSKSLTPDEAFIGLIANTDGTVSVPVPQAFRLAPTNLGFLGLGPVISYDPVALLNRGNVYQRVPNPYGDVIVKSFDISERLMIGYTQLNIETDIGASRLTGNVGVQAIFTDQKSSGAQAAFLGTNPNGSPNVTGIPRREGDSYTDILPSLNLSLRLPSDLVIRFGAAREIVRSRIDDLRASLSYGTEFNTGAVDAQGLPAAVVRGNSGNPALRPWRANAVDLTVEKYFGGTKGYVAAQLFYKDLKSYIYEENIPFDFSGLPVPPAGTIDPDGPTGPLPPRPITIITAGDVRAPINGQGGELYGIELAGTLPFSVFTSALDGFGLTGGGSFTKSRISPAPGQPSTAIPGYSKWVANGTAYFEKWGLNVRGSVRYRSSFIGEVSGFGANRVRRRALAETIIDGQIGYDFQEGSPLYGLALFIQGQNLTNEPFVTINPGAPNEVIDYQSFGRRFQAGFTYRF; encoded by the coding sequence ATGACGAACGCAAACCGCGCCCGCGCGGGCCGCAAGGCCATTCTTGCCGCAGGCACCAGCCGCGGCGTCGTCGCGGCGGCGATGCTCGCCTGGGCAGTGCCCGGCGTCGCGCAGCCCGTGGCCGCGCCCGACGATGTGCAGGCGCAGGCGCAGCAGGAGGCTGCCGGCCGCGATGCGCCGGCAGGCGATATCATCGTCACCGGCTTCCGCCAGGCGCTCGAATCCGCGGTCGCGGAAAAGAAGAATATCGACCAGATCGTCGAATCGCTGTCGGCCGAGGATATTGGCCGCCTGCCCGATGCGTCGATCGCGGAATCGATCGCGCGCCTGCCCGGCATCACCTCGCAGCGCGTGTCGGGCCGGTCGAACGTGATCTCGATCCGCGGCTTTGCCCCCGATTTTTCGACCACGCTGCTCAACGGCCGCGAACAGACCTCGACCGGCGACAACCGCGCGGTCGAATATGACCAGTATCCGTCCGAAATCATCAACCAGGTGCTGATCTACAAGACGCCGAGCGCGTCGCTGGTCGGCCAGGGGCTGTCGGGCACGGTCGATCTGCGCACCATCCGCCCGCTCGAGTTCGGCAAGCGTGTGCTCGCGGTCGGTGCGCGCGGCAATTACACCGATCTCGGCAAGCTCAACTCCGGCTCGCGCGAGCTGGGCTACCGGGTCAATGGCTATTTCGTCGACCAGTTCAAGAATGACGAGATCGGGATCGTGCTGTCGGCCTCCTATGTCGACGAGCCGTATCAGATCGAGGAGTTCAACGCCTGGGGCTATGCCGGCACCCCGTCGGGCAATGTGATCGGCGGGTCCAAATCCTATGCGACCTCGACGGTGCTCAAGCGGCTCGGCCTGCAGGGCACGGTCGAGTGGCGGGTGTCGGACAGCTTCACCACCTCGTTCGATGCCTTTTACACCGATTTCGAGGACCGCCAGATCAAGCGCGGCATCGAACTGCCGCTGGGCTTTGCCCGGCCGCTGACCGGCGCCCAGTCGGCCGGCGGGTTCGTGACCGCCGGCACCTTTGCCGGGGTGGAAGGCGTGGTGCGCAACGATGCGTTCGAGCGCAAGGCCAAGCTCTATTCGTTCGGCTGGAACGGCACCTACAAGGGCGACAATGGCTGGAACGCGTTTCTCGACATCAGCTATTCGCGCACCGACCGAAACGAACTGGTGCTTGAAACCAATGCCGGCACCGGGCGCGGCCAGGGCGTTGGCGCGACCGATACCATTTCCTTCACCAGCGGGCCGCGCGGCACCCAGTTCCGTCCGGGGCTGAATTATGGCGATTACGGCCTCATTCAGCTGACCAGCCCGCTCGGCTGGGGCGGCGACCAGACGGCGGTCGACGGGCGGCGGATCGTCGGCGGGCAGGACGGCTATTACAACAACCGCATCATCGATGACGAACTGATGCAGTTCCGCGGCGAGGTGGAGCGCGAGCTGGGCGGGCTGTTCCGCAGCGTCCAGCTGGGGCTCAATTACACCAACCGGTCCAAGTCGCTGACCCCGGACGAGGCGTTTATCGGCCTGATCGCCAACACCGACGGCACGGTCAGCGTGCCGGTGCCGCAGGCGTTCCGCCTGGCACCGACCAATCTCGGCTTTCTGGGGCTTGGCCCGGTGATCAGCTATGATCCGGTCGCGCTGCTCAACCGCGGCAATGTTTATCAGCGCGTCCCGAACCCTTATGGCGACGTCATCGTCAAGTCGTTCGACATCTCCGAACGGCTGATGATCGGCTATACCCAGCTCAACATCGAAACCGATATCGGCGCCAGCCGCCTGACCGGCAATGTCGGGGTGCAGGCGATCTTCACCGACCAGAAATCCTCGGGCGCGCAGGCAGCGTTCCTCGGCACGAACCCCAATGGTTCGCCGAACGTCACCGGCATCCCGCGCCGCGAGGGAGACAGCTACACCGACATCCTGCCCAGCCTGAACCTGTCGCTGCGCCTGCCGAGCGATCTGGTCATCCGCTTCGGCGCGGCGCGTGAGATCGTGCGGTCGCGGATCGACGATCTGCGCGCCAGCCTCAGCTATGGCACCGAGTTCAATACCGGCGCGGTCGATGCGCAGGGCCTGCCGGCAGCGGTGGTGCGCGGCAACTCCGGCAACCCGGCGCTCAGGCCGTGGCGGGCCAATGCCGTCGACCTGACGGTGGAAAAATACTTTGGCGGGACCAAGGGCTATGTCGCCGCCCAGCTTTTCTACAAGGATCTGAAAAGCTACATCTACGAAGAGAATATCCCGTTCGATTTCAGTGGCCTGCCGGTGCCCCCGGCCGGCACCATCGATCCCGACGGGCCGACCGGACCGCTGCCACCGCGCCCGATCACCATCATCACGGCGGGCGATGTTCGCGCCCCGATCAACGGCCAGGGCGGCGAGCTTTACGGCATCGAACTGGCGGGCACATTGCCGTTCAGCGTGTTCACCTCCGCCCTTGACGGCTTTGGCCTGACCGGCGGCGGCAGCTTTACCAAGAGCCGCATCAGCCCGGCGCCGGGCCAGCCGTCGACGGCCATTCCCGGCTATTCCAAATGGGTGGCGAACGGCACCGCCTATTTTGAGAAATGGGGCCTGAACGTGCGCGGCAGCGTCCGCTACCGGTCGAGCTTCATCGGCGAAGTGTCGGGTTTCGGTGCCAATCGGGTTCGTCGCCGGGCGCTCGCCGAAACGATCATCGACGGCCAGATCGGCTATGACTTCCAGGAAGGCAGCCCGCTTTACGGCCTTGCCCTGTTCATCCAGGGTCAGAACCTGACCAACGAGCCGTTCGTGACGATCAATCCGGGCGCGCCCAACGAGGTCATCGACTATCAGTCGTTCGGACGGCGGTTCCAGGCGGGCTTCACCTACCGCTTCTGA
- a CDS encoding tryptophan halogenase family protein → MDGRITSIVILGGGTAGWMAAAALSRLVPQPTAITLIESDQIGTVGVGEATIPPIRQFNASLGIDEDRFLRATGGSFKLGIVFDGWGAPGSRYIHAFGAIGRGLGVLPYHHYWLRHRAEGGTAGLWDASPCAQAADANRFARIEDRPGAPASGMAWAFHFDAALYAAFLRGEAEARGVVRVEGRVEDVRRDPETGFVTALALDGDRQVEGQLFIDCTGFAALLIGRALETAFDDWSRWLPCDRALAVPCAAAGALLPFTRSTARAAGWQWRIPLQHRTGNGLVYASHAMSDDQAADILLRSLDGAPLATPRQLRFKAGRRRRAWDRNVVALGLASGFLEPLESTSIHLVQSGIARLVDLFPRRGFDPADIDAYNRETAAEWEAIRDFLILHYHANQRPEPFWRDMAAMAVPDSLAARIALFRANGRITRQPHDLFTEAAWLQVMIGQGIMPAGYHPFADRLDAGQLAEFIALNRAHAAHVAAQMPDHAAFIAATCATTVGAEAA, encoded by the coding sequence ATGGACGGGCGGATCACCTCGATCGTCATTCTGGGCGGGGGCACGGCGGGCTGGATGGCCGCCGCCGCCCTCAGCCGGCTGGTGCCCCAGCCAACGGCGATCACCCTGATTGAATCCGACCAGATCGGCACGGTCGGGGTGGGCGAGGCGACGATCCCGCCGATCCGCCAGTTCAACGCCAGCCTCGGCATTGACGAGGACCGGTTCCTGCGCGCGACCGGCGGCAGCTTCAAGCTGGGGATCGTGTTTGACGGCTGGGGGGCGCCCGGGTCGCGCTACATCCACGCCTTTGGCGCGATCGGGCGCGGGCTGGGCGTGCTGCCCTATCATCATTACTGGCTGCGCCACCGCGCCGAGGGCGGGACGGCGGGGCTGTGGGACGCATCACCCTGCGCACAGGCCGCCGACGCCAATCGCTTCGCACGGATCGAGGACCGGCCGGGCGCGCCTGCATCGGGCATGGCCTGGGCGTTTCATTTCGATGCCGCGCTCTATGCCGCGTTTCTGCGCGGCGAGGCCGAGGCACGCGGCGTCGTGCGCGTCGAGGGGCGGGTGGAGGATGTCCGGCGCGATCCCGAAACCGGCTTCGTCACCGCGCTCGCGCTCGACGGGGACCGGCAGGTCGAGGGACAATTGTTCATCGACTGCACGGGCTTTGCCGCGCTGCTGATCGGCCGCGCGCTTGAAACCGCCTTTGACGACTGGTCGCGCTGGCTGCCCTGCGACCGGGCTTTGGCCGTGCCCTGTGCGGCTGCCGGGGCGCTGCTGCCCTTCACCCGGTCGACCGCACGGGCGGCGGGCTGGCAGTGGCGCATTCCCCTCCAGCACCGCACCGGCAACGGCCTTGTCTATGCCAGCCATGCCATGTCGGACGATCAGGCGGCGGATATCCTGCTGCGGAGCCTCGATGGCGCTCCGCTCGCCACCCCGCGTCAGCTGCGCTTCAAAGCCGGGCGGCGGCGGCGCGCCTGGGACCGCAATGTCGTGGCGCTGGGCCTGGCGAGCGGCTTTCTCGAGCCGCTTGAATCGACCAGCATCCATCTGGTCCAGTCGGGCATTGCGCGGCTGGTCGACCTGTTCCCGCGCCGCGGCTTCGATCCGGCCGACATCGACGCGTATAATCGCGAGACCGCAGCCGAGTGGGAGGCGATCCGCGATTTCCTGATCCTCCATTATCACGCCAATCAGCGGCCCGAGCCGTTCTGGCGCGACATGGCGGCAATGGCCGTGCCCGACAGCCTGGCCGCGCGGATCGCGCTGTTCCGCGCCAATGGCCGCATCACCCGCCAGCCGCACGATCTGTTCACCGAGGCGGCGTGGCTGCAGGTGATGATCGGGCAGGGGATCATGCCCGCCGGCTATCATCCCTTTGCCGACCGGCTGGATGCGGGGCAGCTGGCCGAGTTCATCGCCCTCAACCGCGCCCATGCCGCTCATGTCGCCGCGCAGATGCCGGATCACGCGGCCTTTATCGCCGCAACCTGCGCGACGACCGTCGGGGCCGAGGCGGCGTGA